The Candidatus Mycolicibacterium alkanivorans genome contains a region encoding:
- a CDS encoding LamG domain-containing protein: MSVDALWELICHHTYKWNGTATDLSIYDSHGTTAALNPSNFRQDGATPGSGAWRFWATERKGIVIQPNSGWGPLVGVRVEFVARVNTVAFARVGATLIDADNSFHIGEYQRHIGAKFRGDPVAYGPSWDWVVSNFRMQNDQWVRFMWEHDGLSEMRLIIEGAEVVRHPVLSGVPGVGPKGISIGNTLDGQHPWTGDIDEVKVWRLDPNRVRNQFLGRPIDNETADCWARYVDSMRAAFAKYPDCAKQLTTAMRDAVNQSVREIAAQGPETRQRTSELAARYAELWATNDIDTPEMRQAISDLVTWLRLIGVQPDEDDRTKKLKSSRCWKLITSELAGLDCDPKVEAMIRMFGKADDCGPERDHRTA, from the coding sequence ATGTCTGTGGACGCCCTGTGGGAGCTGATCTGCCATCACACCTACAAATGGAACGGCACCGCCACGGATCTGTCGATTTACGACAGCCACGGCACGACCGCCGCACTCAATCCATCGAACTTCCGGCAAGACGGCGCCACGCCCGGTTCAGGTGCATGGAGGTTTTGGGCAACGGAACGCAAAGGGATCGTGATCCAACCAAACAGCGGCTGGGGGCCGCTCGTGGGCGTACGCGTCGAATTCGTAGCCCGCGTCAACACGGTCGCCTTCGCCCGGGTCGGTGCGACCCTGATCGACGCGGACAACTCCTTCCATATCGGGGAATACCAGCGACATATCGGCGCAAAATTCCGTGGCGACCCCGTCGCATACGGTCCTTCATGGGACTGGGTCGTGTCCAACTTCCGAATGCAGAATGACCAATGGGTTCGCTTTATGTGGGAGCACGACGGTCTGTCGGAGATGCGGCTGATCATCGAAGGAGCGGAAGTCGTCCGGCACCCGGTTCTGTCGGGGGTTCCGGGAGTGGGGCCCAAGGGAATCAGCATCGGCAACACGCTCGACGGTCAACATCCCTGGACCGGGGACATCGACGAGGTGAAGGTCTGGCGCCTCGACCCCAACCGGGTGCGCAACCAATTTCTCGGCCGTCCGATCGACAACGAAACCGCAGATTGCTGGGCGCGCTACGTCGACAGCATGCGCGCGGCGTTCGCGAAGTATCCCGATTGCGCCAAGCAGCTGACCACGGCGATGCGCGATGCCGTGAATCAGTCTGTGCGAGAGATCGCAGCCCAGGGTCCGGAGACACGACAACGAACAAGTGAACTCGCCGCTCGCTACGCCGAGTTGTGGGCCACCAATGACATCGATACCCCGGAGATGCGCCAAGCCATTTCCGACTTGGTCACCTGGCTGCGACTCATCGGTGTGCAACCCGACGAAGACGACCGCACAAAAAAGCTCAAATCATCGCGATGCTGGAAGCTGATCACGAGCGAACTTGCCGGACTCGACTGTGATCCGAAGGTCGAGGCCATGATCAGAATGTTCGGCAAGGCCGATGACTGTGGACCCGAACGCGATCATCGGACCGCGTAG
- a CDS encoding TetR/AcrR family transcriptional regulator, translating into MSSTPVTPKGAATRAFLLQAAAEVFAERGYTETTMAELITRSGLTKGAFYFHFSSKEQLALAVIEEKQHQWIDSVQAAISAEPRAIDQLRLVARALVRIHRDDPSAFSVSRLTRDLSRIPHVTDLVRDHMRAWVGLLASLVSQAQADEDLPDTIEANDLAALLVAATDGLKDLGSLIDAPTRARRAFERRMNALIALVDALGVRPANAGSSDT; encoded by the coding sequence GTGTCATCCACGCCGGTCACGCCGAAGGGCGCGGCCACGCGAGCGTTCTTGCTCCAGGCTGCAGCCGAGGTATTCGCCGAGCGCGGGTACACCGAGACCACGATGGCCGAACTCATCACGCGCAGCGGCTTAACCAAGGGAGCGTTCTACTTTCACTTCTCGTCTAAAGAACAACTCGCACTGGCGGTGATCGAGGAGAAACAGCACCAGTGGATTGACTCTGTCCAGGCGGCGATCAGCGCCGAACCCCGTGCGATCGACCAGCTGCGCCTCGTGGCTCGGGCACTCGTGCGCATTCATCGGGATGACCCCAGCGCCTTCAGCGTTTCCCGGCTCACCCGCGATCTGTCCCGTATTCCCCATGTCACCGATCTGGTCCGCGACCACATGCGCGCCTGGGTCGGCCTGCTCGCCAGCCTCGTCAGCCAGGCCCAAGCCGACGAAGACCTACCCGACACCATCGAAGCCAACGACCTGGCCGCATTACTAGTTGCCGCTACCGACGGGCTCAAGGACCTCGGCAGTCTGATAGACGCACCAACTCGGGCGCGTCGCGCGTTCGAGAGGCGGATGAACGCTCTCATCGCCCTCGTCGACGCCCTCGGGGTCCGGCCCGCCAACGCCGGCAGCTCCGACACCTGA